The Clostridium sporogenes genome contains a region encoding:
- the gluD gene encoding NAD-specific glutamate dehydrogenase: protein MAKENLNPFENAQKQVKTACDKLGMEPAVYELLKEPQRVIEVSIPVKMDDGSVKVFKGYRSQHNDAVGPTKGGVRFHPNVSLDEVKALSIWMTFKCSVTGIPYGGGKGGIIVDPKTLSKGELERLSRGYIDGIHKLIGEKVDVPAPDVNTNGQIMAWMVDEYNKLVGRSAIGVITGKPVEFGGSLGRNAATGFGVAVTAREAAAKLGIDMKKAKLAIQGIGNVGSHTVLNCEKLGGTVVALAEWCKEEGTYAIYNENGLDGNAMIEYVKENGNLLGYPGAKKISLDEFWALNVDILIPAALENAITHENASSINAKLVCEAANGPITPDADAILKEKGITVTPDILTNAGGVTVSYFEWVQNLYGYYWTEAEVEAKEEEAMVKAFESIWAIKEEYSVTMREAAYMHSIKKVAGAMKLRGWY from the coding sequence ATGGCAAAAGAAAATTTAAATCCATTTGAAAATGCGCAAAAACAAGTTAAAACAGCTTGTGACAAATTAGGTATGGAACCAGCAGTATATGAGTTATTAAAAGAACCTCAAAGAGTAATTGAAGTTTCAATTCCAGTTAAAATGGATGACGGCTCAGTAAAGGTTTTCAAAGGTTATAGATCTCAACATAATGATGCAGTAGGTCCAACAAAAGGTGGAGTAAGATTCCATCCAAATGTTTCTTTAGATGAAGTGAAAGCGTTATCAATCTGGATGACATTTAAATGTTCAGTAACAGGAATTCCATATGGTGGTGGAAAAGGTGGAATCATAGTTGATCCAAAAACTTTATCTAAAGGAGAACTTGAAAGATTAAGTAGAGGATACATAGACGGTATTCACAAATTAATAGGTGAAAAAGTAGATGTTCCAGCTCCAGATGTAAACACAAATGGTCAAATAATGGCTTGGATGGTAGACGAGTATAATAAATTAGTAGGAAGAAGTGCTATAGGTGTTATAACTGGTAAACCAGTTGAATTTGGCGGTTCTTTAGGAAGAAATGCAGCTACAGGTTTTGGTGTTGCAGTAACTGCAAGAGAAGCAGCTGCTAAATTAGGAATAGATATGAAAAAAGCTAAATTAGCTATCCAAGGTATAGGTAATGTTGGAAGTCACACAGTATTAAACTGCGAAAAATTAGGTGGAACAGTTGTAGCTTTAGCTGAATGGTGCAAAGAAGAAGGAACTTATGCTATCTATAACGAAAACGGTTTAGATGGAAACGCTATGATAGAATATGTTAAAGAAAACGGAAATCTATTAGGTTATCCAGGAGCTAAAAAAATATCTTTAGATGAGTTCTGGGCATTAAATGTAGATATATTAATCCCAGCAGCATTAGAAAATGCTATAACTCATGAAAACGCTTCATCAATCAATGCAAAACTTGTTTGTGAAGCTGCAAACGGCCCTATAACTCCAGATGCAGATGCTATATTAAAAGAAAAAGGAATAACAGTTACTCCAGACATATTAACTAATGCTGGTGGTGTTACAGTTTCTTACTTCGAATGGGTACAAAACTTATATGGTTACTACTGGACAGAAGCAGAAGTAGAAGCTAAAGAAGAAGAAGCTATGGTAAAAGCTTTTGAATCAATTTGGGCTATAAAAGAAGAATATAGTGTTACAATGAGAGAAGCAGCTTACATGCACTCAATTAAGAAAGTAGCAGGAGCTATGAAATTAAGAGGTTGGTATTAA
- a CDS encoding serine dehydratase subunit alpha family protein, with product MDENIIINILKKEMVPGFGVTEPASIALSAAKAYEVIGGEIKNIKVITDPGLFKNAFSCTVPGTKEFGNEMAALLGAIGGDASLGLESLKKIKKEDVKKAKTMLDKINIELKSGTEGLYVEAIVTTNNGVGRTIIRYKHDNIILVEKNDKVLYQKEDPLNINNELSRKTVNSKKITGMKLDEIVHFVNTVNYKKIEFLLESIKMNKKLSEKGLEGLGIGLGKLILESCDKNNYELYAEALTCSAIDARVSGAALPAMTITGSGNHGIIATLPLLAIKEKKNLNNEMLARSIALSYIINIYIKEYSGKLSAFCGCAVAAGTGASAGICYLLGGGLKQIENTIKNMASNITGMICTGGNLACSLKANTGVKAAFLSAKMALKNIVIPNKCGIVSDSIETTMKNIGRIAYPGMIETDKEILNIMIECSK from the coding sequence ATGGATGAAAATATTATAATAAATATATTAAAAAAAGAGATGGTTCCAGGATTTGGTGTTACTGAACCAGCTTCTATAGCTTTATCAGCCGCTAAAGCCTATGAAGTAATTGGCGGAGAAATAAAAAATATAAAAGTAATAACAGATCCTGGGTTATTTAAAAATGCTTTTTCCTGTACAGTTCCAGGAACAAAGGAATTTGGTAATGAAATGGCTGCTTTATTAGGAGCCATTGGTGGAGATGCTTCTTTGGGATTAGAGTCTTTAAAAAAAATTAAAAAAGAAGATGTAAAAAAAGCTAAAACTATGTTAGATAAAATTAATATAGAATTAAAATCTGGAACAGAAGGACTTTATGTAGAAGCTATCGTAACTACAAATAATGGAGTAGGAAGAACTATAATAAGATATAAACATGATAATATAATTTTAGTAGAAAAAAATGATAAAGTACTATATCAAAAGGAAGATCCTTTAAACATAAACAATGAGCTTTCAAGAAAAACTGTAAACTCTAAAAAAATAACTGGAATGAAATTAGATGAAATAGTGCATTTTGTAAATACTGTTAATTATAAAAAAATAGAATTTTTATTAGAATCAATTAAAATGAATAAGAAATTATCTGAAAAAGGATTAGAAGGATTAGGGATAGGTCTTGGTAAGCTAATTTTAGAAAGCTGTGATAAAAATAATTATGAATTATATGCTGAAGCACTTACTTGCAGTGCTATAGATGCTAGAGTGTCTGGTGCTGCTTTACCTGCTATGACAATAACAGGCAGTGGCAATCATGGTATAATAGCTACCTTGCCTTTGCTGGCTATAAAAGAAAAGAAGAATTTAAATAATGAAATGTTAGCAAGATCCATAGCTTTGAGCTATATTATAAATATATATATAAAGGAATATTCTGGAAAACTATCTGCTTTCTGTGGCTGTGCTGTAGCTGCAGGTACTGGAGCTAGCGCAGGAATTTGTTACTTATTAGGTGGTGGTTTAAAACAAATAGAAAACACCATAAAAAACATGGCATCTAACATCACAGGAATGATTTGCACCGGTGGAAATTTAGCTTGTTCACTAAAAGCAAACACTGGCGTGAAGGCAGCTTTCTTAAGTGCTAAAATGGCTCTTAAAAATATAGTAATACCAAATAAATGTGGTATTGTTTCAGATTCCATAGAAACTACAATGAAAAATATAGGCAGAATAGCTTATCCTGGAATGATAGAAACAGATAAAGAAATATTAAATATAATGATAGAATGTTCAAAATAA
- a CDS encoding NAD(P)/FAD-dependent oxidoreductase yields the protein MSKIIVIGGGPAGMMAAIKAAEKHDVILIERNEKVGKKLYITGKGRCNVTSSKDISEFFDYIPTNPYFLYSPLYTFTNEDTIKFFNDRNIKLKVERGDRVFPFSDKSSDIIYALEKELIKRNVEILLNKRITKIHKEDSCIKYVETEKGEKIKGDYFILCTGGLSYPQTGSEGDGHKIAEKLGHNIKKLKPSLVPLETKEEWVKDLQGLALKNVEIRIMDSKSKTLYKNFGEMLFTHFGISGPIVLTASSVIDRDNLKVFINLKPALSSNDLDERIQKDFKKYCNKDFSNSLNDLLPKRLIDIIINLSKIDPNKKVNSITKEERKNLVHLLQNLPLTIKGKRSIKEAIVTSGGVDVLNIDPSTMKSKIINNLYFAGELIDVDAFTGGFNIQIALSTGYLAGLKAGEN from the coding sequence GTGTCAAAAATTATAGTAATAGGTGGTGGCCCTGCTGGTATGATGGCAGCCATTAAAGCAGCAGAAAAACATGATGTCATATTAATAGAACGAAATGAAAAGGTAGGTAAAAAATTATATATAACTGGAAAGGGTAGATGTAATGTAACAAGTTCTAAAGATATAAGCGAATTTTTTGATTATATTCCAACTAATCCTTATTTTTTATATAGTCCTTTATATACTTTTACAAATGAAGATACTATTAAATTTTTTAATGATAGAAATATTAAACTAAAAGTAGAAAGAGGAGATAGAGTATTTCCTTTTTCAGATAAATCTTCAGATATAATATATGCTTTAGAAAAAGAACTTATAAAAAGAAATGTAGAGATATTACTTAATAAAAGAATAACAAAAATTCACAAAGAAGATTCATGTATAAAATATGTAGAAACAGAAAAAGGAGAAAAAATAAAGGGAGATTATTTTATATTATGTACTGGTGGGTTATCCTATCCCCAAACAGGTTCTGAAGGTGATGGACATAAAATAGCCGAAAAATTAGGCCATAATATAAAAAAATTAAAACCATCTTTAGTTCCCCTAGAGACAAAAGAAGAGTGGGTAAAAGACTTACAAGGACTGGCATTAAAAAATGTAGAAATAAGAATTATGGATTCTAAAAGTAAGACATTATATAAAAATTTTGGAGAAATGTTGTTTACTCATTTTGGTATATCAGGTCCTATTGTACTTACAGCCAGTAGTGTAATAGATAGAGATAATTTAAAAGTTTTCATAAATTTAAAACCTGCTCTCTCATCTAATGATCTAGACGAAAGAATACAAAAGGATTTTAAAAAATATTGTAATAAAGATTTTAGTAACTCTCTAAATGATTTATTACCTAAAAGACTTATAGATATTATAATAAACTTAAGTAAAATAGATCCGAATAAAAAAGTAAACTCTATTACAAAAGAAGAAAGAAAAAATTTAGTACACTTGCTGCAAAATTTACCATTAACTATAAAAGGAAAAAGATCTATAAAAGAAGCTATAGTAACCTCTGGAGGTGTTGATGTTCTAAATATAGACCCATCTACTATGAAATCTAAAATAATAAATAATTTATATTTTGCAGGAGAATTAATAGATGTAGACGCCTTTACCGGTGGATTTAATATACAAATAGCTCTATCTACAGGTTATTTAGCTGGGTTAAAGGCAGGTGAAAATTAA
- the cmk gene encoding (d)CMP kinase produces the protein MLNISIAIDGPAGAGKSTIAKIIGNKLNLMYINTGSMYRAVTLMALENNIEPSDIESLKTLINSMDISFNGNNIIVNGKDLEEAIRMPIINNNVSKYAAVEEVRELLVSMQQNISKKYNVIMDGRDIGTVVLKHAPYKFFITASAEVRAKRRLKELKEKHINIDFEDVLKEIKERDYIDSNRKINPLKQSEDAILIDTSNFTIEEVVDKICTIIKRD, from the coding sequence ATGTTGAATATATCTATAGCCATAGATGGCCCTGCAGGAGCAGGGAAAAGCACCATAGCAAAAATTATTGGAAATAAATTAAATCTAATGTACATAAATACAGGTTCTATGTATAGAGCAGTAACCCTTATGGCCTTAGAAAATAATATAGAACCCTCTGATATAGAAAGCCTTAAAACTTTAATTAATTCTATGGACATAAGTTTTAATGGTAATAATATAATTGTTAATGGAAAAGACTTAGAAGAGGCTATAAGAATGCCTATAATAAATAATAATGTATCTAAATACGCAGCAGTAGAAGAAGTAAGAGAACTTTTAGTTTCCATGCAACAAAATATAAGCAAAAAATATAATGTGATAATGGACGGGCGAGACATAGGGACAGTAGTTCTTAAACATGCTCCTTACAAATTTTTTATTACAGCTAGTGCGGAAGTTAGAGCAAAAAGAAGATTAAAAGAATTAAAAGAAAAGCATATAAATATTGATTTTGAGGATGTACTAAAGGAAATTAAAGAAAGAGATTATATAGACAGCAATAGAAAAATTAATCCTCTAAAGCAAAGTGAAGATGCTATTTTGATAGATACTTCTAATTTTACTATAGAAGAAGTAGTTGATAAAATATGTACAATAATAAAAAGAGATTAA
- a CDS encoding MurR/RpiR family transcriptional regulator produces the protein MEENKQDLMRIIQVKFPRLSKGQKLIAEFILKHYDKAAFMTAAKLGTSVGVSESTVVRFANELGFTGYPKLQKALQELIKNKLTTVQRIELSNDYVSEESALKGVLKSDMENIRATLEKINHNTFQDVVDNIFKAKRIYILGLRSSTALAEFLGFYLNLILDNVNIIAYGISDIFEQMINVSENDLVIGIGFPRYAARTIEALTFAQNRGAKVVAITDSLLSPLAAKADYTLIAQSNMASFVDSLVAPLSVINALIIAVGLREKDKISSTFSTLEDIWQEYEVYSYRDNKDKKY, from the coding sequence ATGGAAGAAAACAAACAAGATTTAATGAGAATAATTCAAGTTAAATTTCCAAGATTAAGTAAAGGTCAAAAATTAATAGCAGAGTTTATATTAAAACATTATGATAAGGCTGCTTTTATGACTGCGGCAAAACTTGGAACAAGCGTAGGTGTTAGTGAGTCTACTGTAGTTAGATTTGCAAATGAGCTTGGATTTACTGGATATCCAAAACTTCAAAAGGCCCTACAAGAACTTATAAAAAATAAACTTACAACAGTTCAAAGAATAGAACTTTCAAATGATTATGTAAGTGAAGAGTCTGCTTTAAAAGGTGTATTAAAATCTGATATGGAAAATATAAGAGCTACTTTAGAAAAAATTAATCATAATACTTTTCAAGATGTAGTGGACAATATATTTAAAGCTAAAAGAATTTATATTTTGGGGCTTAGAAGTTCTACTGCTCTAGCAGAGTTTTTAGGATTCTACTTAAATTTGATATTAGATAATGTAAATATAATTGCTTATGGAATTAGCGATATTTTTGAACAAATGATAAATGTATCAGAAAATGACTTAGTTATAGGTATAGGATTTCCAAGATACGCAGCTAGAACTATAGAAGCTTTAACTTTTGCTCAAAATAGAGGAGCGAAAGTTGTGGCTATAACAGATAGTTTATTATCTCCTTTAGCTGCAAAAGCAGATTATACATTAATAGCTCAAAGTAATATGGCTTCTTTTGTAGATTCTTTGGTTGCCCCACTTAGTGTAATAAATGCATTAATTATAGCAGTAGGATTAAGAGAAAAAGACAAAATATCTTCAACCTTTAGTACACTTGAAGATATTTGGCAAGAATATGAAGTTTATTCTTACAGGGACAATAAAGATAAAAAATACTAA
- the larA gene encoding nickel-dependent lactate racemase, with product MQQLELKYGKDSVKFTLPKEDLLGVIDRNKWDLDKTEEEIIKESIENPICSAPLKELVHEGEKICIVIPDITRAWQRSSVYLPYIVEEIKKGGVKDEDIIFLSSTGTHRKQTEEEHKILIGEKLYNNYKVVDHISTKKEELVYVGKTSYNTPVMINKLALECDHLILTGAIIYHFLVGYSGGKKAILPGISSFQTVMANHALSLCGNLGDGENPNVRAGNIYENPIHNDMLEAASLIRPTFMFNVIIGPDGNIGAAVSGNYIKAHDKGREYVDKIDGVDIKEKADLVISTAGGFPKDINFYQSSKTIVNSREACKKNGTIIILSECSEGLGGDEGVKMMLTDFTNALDREKELRDNYSISKHTSYIACDTAEKFNLILVSNIDPEIMKNTKIKVVKTLEEALDIVKKEKGENLKTYVLPHGANTLPKLV from the coding sequence ATGCAACAATTAGAATTAAAATATGGGAAAGATTCTGTAAAATTTACATTACCAAAAGAAGATTTATTAGGGGTGATAGATCGTAATAAATGGGACTTAGATAAAACAGAAGAAGAAATAATAAAAGAATCTATAGAAAACCCTATATGCAGTGCACCTTTAAAGGAACTTGTTCATGAAGGAGAAAAAATTTGTATTGTTATACCAGATATAACTAGAGCTTGGCAAAGATCAAGTGTATATTTACCTTATATAGTAGAAGAAATAAAAAAAGGTGGAGTAAAGGATGAAGATATAATTTTCTTAAGTTCTACAGGTACTCACAGAAAACAAACAGAGGAAGAACATAAAATACTTATAGGTGAAAAATTATATAATAACTATAAAGTAGTTGATCACATCAGTACTAAAAAAGAAGAGTTAGTTTATGTTGGTAAGACCTCTTACAACACTCCTGTAATGATTAATAAACTTGCATTAGAATGTGATCATTTAATACTTACAGGTGCAATAATATATCACTTTTTAGTAGGTTATTCCGGCGGTAAAAAAGCTATATTACCAGGTATAAGTAGTTTTCAAACAGTAATGGCTAATCATGCTCTATCCTTATGTGGAAATCTTGGTGATGGTGAAAATCCTAATGTTCGTGCAGGTAATATATATGAAAATCCAATTCATAATGATATGTTAGAAGCTGCAAGCCTTATAAGACCTACATTTATGTTTAATGTAATAATAGGTCCAGATGGAAATATAGGTGCTGCAGTATCTGGAAATTACATAAAAGCTCATGATAAAGGAAGAGAATATGTAGATAAAATAGATGGAGTAGATATAAAAGAAAAAGCAGATTTAGTTATATCTACAGCTGGAGGATTCCCTAAAGATATAAATTTCTATCAATCTTCTAAAACTATAGTTAATTCAAGAGAAGCCTGCAAAAAAAATGGAACAATTATAATACTATCAGAATGTAGTGAAGGACTAGGTGGTGATGAAGGTGTTAAAATGATGCTTACAGACTTTACTAATGCTTTAGATAGAGAAAAAGAACTTAGAGATAACTATAGTATATCCAAACATACAAGTTACATAGCTTGTGATACAGCAGAAAAATTCAACTTAATATTAGTAAGTAATATAGATCCTGAAATTATGAAAAATACAAAAATTAAAGTTGTAAAAACTTTAGAAGAGGCTTTAGATATAGTAAAAAAAGAAAAGGGCGAAAATCTAAAAACTTATGTATTACCTCATGGAGCTAATACATTGCCTAAATTAGTATAA
- a CDS encoding bifunctional 4-hydroxy-3-methylbut-2-enyl diphosphate reductase/30S ribosomal protein S1: MNVILADKAGFCFGVKRALDTTINTKENLKGKIYTLGPLIHNNDVVNLLKGKGIEPINIGDVDKLNKDDTIIIRSHGVPLQTINYLKDKRLNVINTTCPHVANIQIKAKKYYEEGYKIVIVGDENHPEVIGINGWCNNSAIISKDGSNINNLDKKVCVLCQTTEKQENWEKVLNILIKKSREILAFNTICNATQVRQQAAKKLSEKVDSMVVIGGKNSSNTTKLYEICKNNCKNTIHVENAKEIPEHIYKNSNIMGVTAGASTPDWIIEEAVNKMNNNDNIIEVSKNEMLEYMNEKEQQIVVGKVVRGTIVSLNENELFVDLNYKSEGIIPKEEVTLNEEAILKETFKVGDEIEAKIVRIKNEDGYVVLSLKELHREKALKSLKEAFENKQTIKVIVKDAVDAGLICIYNGVRVFIPASHIELSHVDNLEKYKGSELEVNIIEFIKDRYKTKIVGSRREILKAIRDEHIEETWTSLEKDTIVEGEVKRFTSFGAFVEINGVDGLLHVSEISWGRVEKPEDALKVGDKIKVYILDIDKENKKLALSIKKLTENPWKSVEIKYPIGNIVLGKVVRFASFGAFVELEPGVDGLVHISKISNKRIDKPEEELTLGKEVKAKILEVNSVEKRIALSIKDVEEF, from the coding sequence ATGAATGTAATTTTAGCAGATAAAGCAGGATTTTGCTTTGGTGTTAAAAGAGCTTTAGATACAACAATAAATACCAAAGAAAATTTAAAAGGTAAAATTTATACTTTAGGACCCTTGATACATAATAATGATGTAGTTAATCTTTTAAAAGGTAAAGGTATAGAACCTATAAATATAGGGGATGTAGATAAACTTAACAAAGATGACACTATTATTATAAGATCACATGGAGTACCACTTCAAACTATAAACTATTTAAAAGACAAAAGGTTAAATGTTATAAATACGACCTGCCCTCATGTGGCTAATATACAAATTAAAGCTAAAAAATATTATGAAGAAGGTTACAAAATAGTAATAGTTGGAGATGAAAATCATCCAGAGGTTATTGGGATAAATGGTTGGTGTAATAATTCTGCTATTATCTCAAAGGATGGTTCGAATATAAATAACTTAGATAAAAAAGTTTGTGTATTGTGCCAAACTACAGAAAAACAAGAAAATTGGGAAAAAGTCCTTAATATATTAATTAAAAAATCTAGAGAAATATTAGCTTTTAATACTATATGTAATGCAACACAAGTGCGCCAACAAGCTGCAAAAAAATTGTCTGAAAAAGTAGATAGTATGGTAGTTATAGGTGGTAAAAATAGTTCTAATACTACTAAGCTTTATGAAATATGTAAAAATAATTGCAAAAATACAATACATGTTGAAAATGCAAAGGAAATACCTGAGCACATATATAAAAACTCAAATATTATGGGTGTTACTGCCGGAGCATCTACACCAGATTGGATTATAGAGGAGGCCGTTAATAAAATGAATAATAACGATAATATAATAGAAGTATCAAAAAATGAAATGCTTGAATATATGAATGAAAAAGAGCAACAAATAGTAGTTGGAAAAGTAGTGAGAGGAACCATAGTTTCCTTAAATGAAAATGAATTATTTGTTGATTTAAATTATAAATCTGAAGGTATTATACCTAAGGAAGAAGTAACTTTAAATGAAGAAGCTATATTAAAAGAGACATTTAAAGTAGGGGATGAAATAGAAGCTAAAATAGTTAGAATAAAAAATGAAGATGGATATGTAGTACTATCTTTAAAAGAATTGCATCGGGAAAAAGCATTAAAAAGTTTAAAAGAGGCCTTTGAAAATAAACAAACTATAAAGGTTATTGTAAAAGATGCCGTTGATGCTGGATTAATATGTATATATAATGGTGTTAGAGTATTTATTCCTGCTTCTCATATAGAACTTTCTCATGTAGATAATTTAGAAAAATATAAAGGATCAGAATTAGAAGTTAATATTATTGAATTTATAAAAGATAGATATAAAACTAAAATAGTAGGTTCAAGAAGAGAGATATTAAAAGCTATTAGAGATGAACATATAGAGGAAACCTGGACCTCTTTAGAAAAAGATACAATAGTAGAAGGAGAAGTAAAAAGATTTACAAGCTTCGGAGCTTTTGTAGAAATTAATGGCGTAGATGGACTATTACATGTTTCCGAAATATCCTGGGGCAGGGTAGAAAAACCAGAAGATGCATTAAAAGTTGGAGATAAAATAAAAGTATATATTTTAGATATTGATAAGGAAAATAAAAAACTAGCTTTAAGCATAAAAAAATTAACAGAAAATCCTTGGAAAAGTGTAGAGATAAAATATCCAATAGGAAATATAGTATTAGGAAAAGTAGTTAGATTCGCAAGCTTTGGAGCATTTGTCGAATTGGAACCAGGCGTAGATGGCTTAGTGCATATATCAAAAATAAGTAATAAAAGAATAGATAAACCAGAAGAAGAGTTAACTTTAGGAAAAGAAGTTAAAGCTAAAATACTAGAAGTTAATTCAGTTGAAAAAAGAATTGCATTAAGTATAAAGGACGTTGAAGAATTTTAA
- a CDS encoding pseudouridine synthase, which yields MEERLQKYMASCGVASRRKCEDIILEGRVEVNGIKIKELGTKIIYGKDIIKVDGNIIKPEKNKIYILLNKPKGYVCTAKDEKGRKTILDLVKVKERVYPIGRLDMDTSGIIILTNDGEIYNKIIHPKFEKVKTYKAKVKGTIKKDHIELFKKGIDIGDYITAPAALEILKTNKDTSEIIIKIHEGKNRQVRKMCKSIGHPVIDLDRISIGNISKGDLKLGEWRYLTKKEIEYIIKI from the coding sequence ATGGAAGAAAGATTACAAAAGTATATGGCCTCTTGTGGCGTTGCGTCTAGAAGAAAATGTGAGGATATTATTTTAGAAGGACGAGTAGAAGTAAATGGCATTAAAATAAAAGAATTAGGTACAAAAATTATATATGGAAAAGACATTATAAAAGTAGATGGGAATATTATAAAACCAGAAAAAAATAAAATCTACATTTTACTTAACAAACCAAAAGGATATGTATGTACTGCTAAAGATGAAAAGGGCAGAAAAACTATTTTAGATTTAGTAAAAGTTAAAGAAAGAGTATACCCTATAGGCAGGTTAGATATGGACACATCAGGTATAATAATACTTACCAATGACGGAGAAATATACAATAAGATTATTCATCCTAAATTTGAAAAAGTAAAGACTTATAAAGCTAAAGTAAAAGGAACTATAAAAAAAGATCATATAGAGTTGTTTAAAAAGGGCATAGATATAGGAGATTACATAACAGCTCCAGCGGCATTAGAAATTTTAAAAACAAATAAGGATACTTCTGAAATAATAATAAAAATTCACGAGGGTAAAAATAGACAAGTAAGAAAAATGTGTAAATCTATAGGCCATCCCGTTATAGATTTAGATAGAATTTCTATAGGTAATATATCAAAAGGTGATTTGAAATTAGGTGAGTGGAGATACCTAACTAAGAAGGAAATAGAGTATATAATTAAAATATGA
- the speD gene encoding adenosylmethionine decarboxylase → MNGLGRHILAEIYGCNASLLNDKHYIENLMVESALKSGAEVREVIFHKFNPQGVSGVVIISESHLTIHTWPELGYAAVDVFTCGDTVNPWEACNYMTEKLNAKNMTATEIKRGVFYGPVNIEKD, encoded by the coding sequence ATGAATGGACTTGGGCGTCATATTTTAGCAGAAATATATGGATGCAATGCTAGCTTATTAAATGATAAACATTATATAGAAAATTTAATGGTAGAATCAGCGCTAAAATCTGGTGCTGAAGTAAGGGAAGTAATTTTTCATAAATTTAATCCTCAAGGAGTAAGCGGTGTAGTTATTATTTCGGAATCTCATCTTACAATTCACACCTGGCCAGAATTAGGCTATGCAGCAGTAGATGTATTTACCTGTGGGGATACTGTAAACCCATGGGAAGCTTGCAATTATATGACAGAAAAACTTAATGCTAAAAATATGACTGCTACAGAAATAAAAAGAGGAGTTTTTTATGGACCTGTTAATATTGAAAAAGATTAA
- the aroH gene encoding chorismate mutase: protein MQSIRGAITIEENEVKYIKEASIKLFSEILIRNNINIEDIISIFISCTKDIDKDYPGKYIREDFNLKNVAIMHFNEMYVEGSMPLCIRILILIDKKNKNVEENIEYVYLGKAKTLRKDLFSSN from the coding sequence ATGCAGTCTATAAGAGGGGCAATAACTATAGAAGAAAATGAAGTAAAATATATTAAAGAAGCTTCCATAAAACTTTTTTCAGAAATATTAATAAGAAATAATATAAATATAGAAGATATAATATCTATATTTATATCCTGTACAAAGGACATAGATAAGGACTATCCTGGGAAATATATTAGAGAGGATTTTAACTTAAAAAATGTAGCTATAATGCATTTTAATGAAATGTATGTTGAAGGTTCTATGCCTTTATGCATAAGAATTTTAATTCTAATAGACAAAAAAAATAAAAATGTTGAAGAAAATATAGAGTATGTTTATCTTGGTAAGGCAAAGACTCTTAGAAAAGATTTGTTTTCATCAAATTAA